The following coding sequences are from one Vibrio syngnathi window:
- the rplC gene encoding 50S ribosomal protein L3: MIGLVGRKVGMTRVFTEEGVSIPVTVVEVEANRISQVKTLETDGYAAIQVTTGAKKANRVTKPEAGHFAKAGVEAGRGLWEFRLENGEEFEVGAELNVELFNEIKKVDVTGTSKGKGFQGAIKRWNFSTQDMTHGNSLSHRAPGSIGQCQTPGRVFKGKKMAGHMGAERVTTQNLEIVRVDAERNLLLIKGAVPGSTGGNVIVKPAVKA, from the coding sequence ATGATTGGTCTAGTCGGACGTAAAGTGGGTATGACCCGCGTATTTACTGAAGAAGGCGTTTCTATCCCAGTAACTGTTGTTGAGGTTGAAGCGAACCGTATTTCTCAAGTTAAAACTCTTGAGACAGACGGCTACGCAGCAATCCAAGTAACTACTGGTGCTAAGAAAGCTAACCGTGTAACTAAACCTGAAGCTGGTCACTTCGCGAAAGCGGGTGTTGAAGCAGGTCGCGGTCTTTGGGAATTCCGTTTAGAAAACGGCGAAGAGTTTGAAGTTGGCGCTGAGCTAAACGTAGAACTTTTCAACGAAATTAAAAAAGTAGACGTTACTGGTACATCTAAAGGTAAAGGCTTCCAAGGCGCTATCAAGCGTTGGAACTTCTCTACTCAAGATATGACTCACGGTAACTCTTTGTCTCACCGCGCACCGGGTTCAATTGGCCAATGTCAAACTCCAGGCCGCGTGTTTAAAGGCAAGAAAATGGCAGGTCACATGGGTGCTGAGCGTGTAACGACTCAAAACCTAGAGATCGTACGTGTTGACGCTGAGCGCAATCTACTCCTTATTAAAGGTGCAGTACCAGGCTCAACAGGCGGTAACGTGATCGTAAAACCTGCTGTTAAAGCATAA
- the rplD gene encoding 50S ribosomal protein L4 produces MELMVKGADALTVSETTFGRDFNEALVHQVVVAYAAGARQGTRAQKTRSEVSGGGAKPWRQKGTGRARAGTIRSPIWRTGGVTFAAKPQDHSQKVNKKMYRGAMKSILSELIRQERLIVVDNFSVEAPKTKELVAKLKELELNDVLIVTGEVDENLFLAARNLYKVDARDVAGVDPVSLIAFDKVLMTADAVKQVEEMLA; encoded by the coding sequence ATGGAATTGATGGTTAAAGGTGCTGATGCACTAACTGTTTCCGAGACTACTTTCGGACGTGACTTTAACGAAGCTCTAGTACACCAAGTAGTTGTTGCATATGCAGCAGGTGCTCGTCAAGGTACTCGTGCTCAAAAGACTCGTTCTGAAGTATCAGGCGGCGGTGCTAAGCCATGGCGCCAAAAAGGTACTGGCCGTGCACGTGCTGGTACAATTCGTAGCCCAATCTGGCGTACAGGTGGTGTTACTTTTGCTGCGAAACCACAAGATCACAGCCAAAAAGTTAACAAGAAAATGTACCGCGGTGCTATGAAAAGCATTCTTTCTGAGTTGATTCGTCAAGAGCGTCTAATCGTTGTTGATAACTTCTCTGTAGAAGCACCAAAAACAAAAGAACTTGTAGCTAAGCTTAAAGAGCTTGAGCTAAATGACGTTCTGATTGTGACTGGCGAAGTAGATGAAAATCTATTCTTAGCTGCTCGTAACCTATACAAAGTAGATGCACGTGATGTTGCTGGTGTTGATCCAGTATCACTAATCGCTTTCGACAAGGTTCTGATGACTGCTGACGCAGTTAAGCAAGTTGAGGAGATGCTAGCATGA
- the rplW gene encoding 50S ribosomal protein L23 yields MITEERILKVLRAPHISEKATMAAEKANTIVFKVAKDATKKEIKAAVEKLFEVEVKSVNTLVLKGKTKRQGMREGRRSDVKKAYVTLKEGQDLDFVGGAE; encoded by the coding sequence ATGATCACTGAAGAGCGTATCTTAAAAGTTCTACGTGCTCCGCACATCTCTGAAAAAGCAACTATGGCAGCTGAGAAAGCGAACACTATCGTTTTCAAAGTAGCTAAAGATGCAACTAAGAAAGAGATCAAAGCAGCTGTAGAAAAGCTATTTGAAGTTGAAGTTAAGTCTGTAAATACTCTTGTATTAAAGGGTAAGACCAAACGTCAAGGTATGCGTGAAGGCCGTCGTTCAGACGTTAAGAAAGCCTACGTTACTTTGAAAGAAGGTCAAGATCTTGACTTCGTTGGCGGCGCGGAATAA
- the rplB gene encoding 50S ribosomal protein L2 yields the protein MAIVKCKPTSPGRRHVVKVVNADLHKGKPYAPLLEKNSKNGGRNNNGRITVRHIGGGHKHHYRLVDFKRTKDGIPAKVERLEYDPNRSANIALVLYADGERRYIIAPKGVNAGDQIQSGVDAAIKAGNTLPMRNIPVGSTVHCVELKPGKGAQLARSAGAYAQIIARDGAYVTIRLRSGEMRKVLSEGRATIGEVGNSEHMLRELGKAGASRWRGVRPTVRGVVMNPVDHPHGGGEGRTSGGRHPVSPWGVPTKGFKTRKNKRTDKYIVRRRTK from the coding sequence ATGGCTATTGTTAAATGTAAGCCGACTTCCCCTGGTCGTCGTCACGTCGTTAAAGTTGTTAACGCTGACCTGCACAAGGGTAAGCCATACGCACCACTTCTAGAGAAAAACTCTAAGAACGGTGGTCGTAACAACAACGGTCGTATTACAGTACGTCACATCGGTGGTGGTCATAAACACCATTACCGTCTGGTTGACTTCAAACGTACTAAAGATGGCATCCCAGCGAAAGTTGAGCGTCTAGAATACGATCCAAACCGTAGTGCTAACATCGCTCTAGTTCTGTACGCAGACGGTGAGCGTCGTTACATCATTGCACCTAAAGGTGTTAACGCAGGCGACCAGATCCAATCTGGCGTAGATGCTGCAATCAAAGCAGGTAACACTCTGCCGATGCGCAACATCCCAGTAGGTTCTACTGTACACTGTGTTGAACTTAAACCTGGTAAAGGTGCACAACTAGCTCGTTCGGCTGGTGCTTATGCTCAAATCATCGCTCGCGATGGTGCATACGTAACTATCCGTCTACGTTCTGGTGAAATGCGCAAAGTTCTTTCTGAAGGTCGTGCAACGATCGGTGAAGTTGGTAACTCTGAGCATATGCTACGTGAACTTGGTAAAGCTGGTGCTTCACGCTGGCGCGGCGTACGTCCAACCGTACGTGGTGTAGTAATGAACCCGGTGGATCACCCACATGGTGGTGGTGAAGGCCGCACATCTGGTGGTCGTCACCCAGTATCTCCTTGGGGCGTTCCTACTAAGGGCTTCAAGACTCGTAAGAATAAGCGCACTGACAAGTACATCGTACGTCGTCGCACTAAATAA
- the rpsS gene encoding 30S ribosomal protein S19 yields MPRSLKKGPFIDLHLLKKVEKAVESGDKKPIKTWSRRSMIIPTMIGLTIAVHNGRQHVPVFVTEEMIGHKLGEFAPTRTYRGHAADKKAKKK; encoded by the coding sequence ATGCCACGTTCTCTCAAGAAAGGTCCTTTTATTGACCTACACTTGCTGAAGAAGGTAGAGAAAGCGGTGGAAAGCGGAGACAAAAAGCCTATTAAGACTTGGTCCCGTCGCTCAATGATCATCCCAACAATGATTGGTTTGACCATCGCTGTCCATAATGGTCGTCAGCACGTCCCAGTTTTCGTTACCGAAGAAATGATCGGTCACAAACTAGGCGAATTTGCACCAACTCGTACTTATCGCGGTCATGCTGCAGATAAGAAAGCTAAGAAGAAATAA
- the rplV gene encoding 50S ribosomal protein L22 yields MEALAKHNFARISPQKARLVADQIRGKSVDQALEILTFSNKKAAVLVKKVLESAIANAEHNEGADIDDLNVAKIFVDEGPIMKRIMPRAKGRADRILKRSSHITIVVADR; encoded by the coding sequence ATGGAAGCTTTAGCTAAACATAACTTTGCTCGTATTTCTCCACAGAAAGCTCGCTTAGTTGCAGACCAAATTCGCGGTAAGTCGGTAGACCAGGCTCTAGAAATTCTAACTTTCAGCAACAAAAAAGCTGCTGTTTTAGTTAAGAAAGTTCTTGAGTCAGCTATCGCTAACGCGGAACATAACGAAGGTGCAGATATCGACGATCTAAATGTCGCTAAAATCTTCGTAGATGAGGGCCCTATCATGAAGCGTATTATGCCTCGTGCTAAAGGTCGTGCGGATCGTATCTTGAAGCGTTCAAGCCACATCACTATTGTTGTAGCAGATCGCTAA